Proteins encoded in a region of the Acetomicrobium sp. S15 = DSM 107314 genome:
- a CDS encoding MnhB domain-containing protein has product MNPLSVIVRTVCNVFAWFMVIFGAYVIVHGHLSPGGGFQGGAVVATFIAFLLVAHGGKRLLGWVKEGLFSAAESTGLLVFLGAGLFGISTTFFYNFLAKKGGLFGSMVPLGSNPGVLNSSGTIALMNLAVGLEVIAGLSLIIVYMFKGIRMELGGEEESHDR; this is encoded by the coding sequence GTTAGGACGGTTTGCAATGTCTTCGCCTGGTTCATGGTTATCTTCGGCGCCTACGTCATAGTTCACGGGCACCTCTCTCCGGGAGGAGGTTTTCAGGGCGGAGCCGTTGTTGCCACTTTTATAGCCTTCTTGTTGGTCGCCCACGGAGGGAAGAGGCTTCTCGGTTGGGTCAAAGAGGGGCTATTCAGCGCCGCGGAGAGTACTGGACTCTTGGTATTCTTGGGGGCAGGACTTTTCGGCATATCGACCACCTTCTTTTACAACTTCTTAGCGAAAAAAGGAGGCCTCTTCGGCTCGATGGTTCCTCTCGGCAGTAACCCTGGAGTGCTGAACAGCTCAGGAACCATAGCGCTGATGAATTTGGCTGTCGGGTTGGAGGTAATTGCGGGGTTGTCGCTCATAATCGTTTACATGTTCAAGGGAATCCGCATGGAGCTCGGGGGAGAGGAGGAGAGTCATGACAGGTAA
- a CDS encoding sodium:proton antiporter has protein sequence MTGNFPFVVVGLVFAIGMALILFDKNLIKIAIGVSMVEAATNLFLIVLGYRTGGSIPVYTLAGEVKRMVLPTPQALTLTSIVIGVATTALMLSLIMLLYRHYGTLDVREIRRLRG, from the coding sequence ATGACAGGTAACTTTCCTTTCGTCGTGGTCGGATTGGTCTTCGCTATAGGTATGGCTTTGATCCTCTTCGACAAAAATCTCATCAAAATAGCGATAGGCGTATCCATGGTCGAGGCAGCCACAAACCTGTTCCTCATAGTCTTGGGCTACAGAACGGGCGGATCCATCCCGGTCTACACCTTGGCTGGCGAAGTTAAAAGGATGGTGTTGCCTACGCCGCAGGCGCTGACGCTTACATCTATCGTCATAGGCGTAGCGACGACAGCGCTGATGCTTTCCCTCATCATGTTGCTCTATCGCCATTACGGCACTCTTGACGTCCGCGAGATAAGGAGGCTGCGAGGATGA
- a CDS encoding proton-conducting transporter transmembrane domain-containing protein, with amino-acid sequence MNWQIHLPALLIAVPLLGAFAAPAFANRRLRDVWFTVMIAATTVIAFLLWRRVGTEGIVVYVMGGENWRLTLPSGMKLPIRIIMEVDAFSAFMALSGSIVSFAGAIFSLRFLDRTTGGEKFVALYFLLTAGMLGMETTGDLFNFFVFLEIASVASYGLIAFWRNTPEAIEASFKYMLLSTIAALMVLIGVGILYGRYGALNMAAIAKSMRLGLPEKVALALFVAALAMKCGAVPLHMWVPDAYSQAPAGISCFLVSVSQASLYGLFRISFSVYGRALDTPAVAWIIIVFGILSMFIAVVMAVIQKEVKRLMAYHAVSQTGYMLLGVGVGLLALTHPQAMSEYGFTAMQGGIFHIINHAMYKGLLFLTAGSIFYASGTLDLNRLGGLARNMPYTTVMFVVSAAAIAGLPPVNGFVSKLLVYESSFAVHPILTVMALVTSILTLASFVKVFQSAFLGPARARFSEVREVPRSMLVGMTVLLVAILWLSFMPTWSLSKLVGPAAQALVDQAGYIEAIMRSGL; translated from the coding sequence ATGAACTGGCAAATCCATCTACCTGCGTTGCTCATAGCCGTACCGCTCTTGGGGGCCTTTGCGGCGCCCGCTTTCGCCAATCGTCGCCTGCGGGACGTCTGGTTTACGGTTATGATCGCCGCTACGACTGTCATAGCTTTTCTGCTTTGGCGGCGAGTGGGGACAGAAGGGATTGTAGTCTACGTAATGGGGGGCGAAAACTGGCGCCTCACGCTCCCATCCGGTATGAAACTTCCCATCCGCATCATAATGGAAGTGGACGCCTTCAGCGCCTTTATGGCTCTCTCTGGTTCCATCGTTTCCTTCGCGGGAGCCATTTTCTCACTAAGGTTCTTGGACCGCACGACCGGCGGAGAGAAGTTCGTTGCCCTCTATTTCCTCCTTACAGCCGGAATGCTCGGTATGGAGACCACGGGCGACCTCTTTAACTTCTTCGTCTTTCTGGAGATCGCTTCTGTAGCCTCTTATGGCCTTATCGCCTTTTGGCGCAATACTCCCGAGGCCATCGAAGCCAGCTTTAAGTACATGCTGCTGTCTACTATAGCGGCTCTCATGGTTTTGATAGGGGTGGGCATCCTCTACGGGCGGTATGGGGCGCTCAATATGGCCGCCATCGCGAAATCCATGCGGTTGGGATTGCCCGAAAAGGTGGCGCTTGCGCTCTTTGTGGCTGCTTTAGCCATGAAGTGCGGCGCCGTGCCGCTACACATGTGGGTTCCCGACGCTTATTCCCAGGCGCCGGCAGGCATATCGTGCTTCTTGGTCTCCGTGAGCCAGGCCTCCCTTTACGGCCTGTTCCGTATCTCCTTCTCCGTTTACGGTCGAGCCCTCGATACTCCTGCCGTGGCGTGGATCATAATAGTCTTCGGGATCCTCTCCATGTTCATCGCAGTCGTAATGGCCGTCATACAGAAGGAAGTAAAGCGCCTCATGGCTTATCACGCCGTTTCTCAGACGGGCTACATGTTGTTGGGCGTCGGAGTGGGGCTGTTGGCCTTGACGCACCCTCAGGCCATGAGCGAATACGGCTTCACGGCGATGCAGGGCGGCATCTTCCACATAATCAACCATGCCATGTATAAGGGCTTGCTCTTCCTCACCGCCGGATCTATTTTCTACGCGTCTGGGACGCTCGATCTGAACCGGTTGGGAGGGTTGGCCAGGAATATGCCGTATACCACGGTCATGTTCGTCGTTTCGGCTGCGGCTATCGCCGGGCTTCCTCCGGTCAACGGGTTCGTGTCGAAGCTTTTGGTGTACGAGTCTTCCTTTGCCGTGCACCCCATCCTTACGGTTATGGCGCTGGTCACCTCGATCCTCACTCTCGCTTCCTTCGTGAAGGTCTTTCAGTCGGCTTTCTTGGGCCCGGCGAGGGCACGCTTTTCTGAGGTGAGGGAGGTTCCGAGGAGCATGCTCGTGGGCATGACGGTTTTGTTGGTGGCCATACTCTGGCTGAGTTTTATGCCTACGTGGTCTTTGTCGAAACTGGTTGGCCCAGCAGCGCAGGCTTTGGTCGATCAGGCGGGCTACATTGAGGCCATCATGAGGAGTGGATTGTGA
- a CDS encoding hydrogenase — MMLGTVQSGFGYWNVYAWIVFFALAAVLVFYFRSAGRSDYKVGTYQDEIFYGGNPVPKDGDEIAVPASSAYWGFTEALSPFYKLLLSLHTGIASDYVGYLVVTTALISALIVL; from the coding sequence ATGATGTTGGGGACTGTGCAGTCTGGCTTCGGGTATTGGAATGTATATGCCTGGATCGTCTTCTTCGCCTTGGCGGCCGTGTTGGTCTTTTACTTCAGGTCCGCCGGCAGAAGCGACTATAAAGTGGGCACGTACCAAGACGAGATATTCTATGGCGGCAACCCCGTCCCTAAAGACGGAGACGAGATAGCGGTGCCCGCCAGCTCGGCCTACTGGGGTTTCACGGAGGCCCTTTCTCCCTTTTATAAGTTGCTTTTGAGCCTTCACACCGGGATCGCCAGCGATTACGTGGGCTATCTCGTAGTGACTACCGCCCTCATTTCTGCGCTCATCGTGCTGTAG
- a CDS encoding NADH-quinone oxidoreductase subunit B family protein, producing MLKMDLAKTLEILPRSIWVFLCNSGSCNGCDIEVVATLTPRYDIERFGMKLVGSPRHADALLVTGPVTKYMTERLKHIYDQMPDPKVVIVVGNCGCSGDVFYKSYSLDGPVDQVLPVDVYVHGCPPRPEAIIEGVAKAVLKLEALRESLDSKEADVADVAQS from the coding sequence ATGCTGAAGATGGATTTAGCGAAGACGTTGGAAATCCTGCCCAGATCTATTTGGGTGTTCTTGTGCAACAGCGGCTCATGTAACGGTTGCGATATCGAGGTGGTGGCGACCTTGACCCCTCGCTATGACATAGAGCGGTTCGGTATGAAGCTCGTGGGCTCGCCAAGACACGCGGATGCCCTCTTGGTCACCGGGCCGGTGACCAAGTATATGACGGAGAGGTTGAAGCATATCTACGATCAGATGCCGGATCCTAAGGTGGTGATCGTCGTGGGCAACTGCGGATGTTCCGGTGATGTCTTCTACAAATCGTATAGCCTCGATGGGCCGGTGGACCAGGTGCTTCCCGTTGATGTCTATGTCCACGGTTGCCCGCCAAGGCCTGAGGCCATCATAGAGGGCGTAGCCAAGGCGGTCCTGAAGCTCGAAGCTTTGAGGGAATCGCTTGACAGCAAGGAGGCAGATGTGGCCGATGTCGCGCAGAGCTGA
- a CDS encoding NADH-quinone oxidoreductase subunit C, protein MSRRAEYTDKALAPEAVVSVIKERLGDAVEVVGLRDRKAGSNDTVCFHDLWLRCPKDKFLELLDILFELDFPFFHVMSGNDEGEAVLLNYHFTLFQSSGKASRLGVAVSVYLPKDDLTMPSIQDRIPGAEYSEREMREMLGIAFSGMPDESLVFLPEDWDEQIKPWRRDEAGPKPEQIRELS, encoded by the coding sequence ATGTCGCGCAGAGCTGAGTATACGGACAAGGCGCTGGCTCCCGAAGCTGTGGTCAGCGTAATTAAAGAGCGGTTGGGGGATGCGGTCGAAGTTGTGGGACTGAGAGATCGGAAGGCCGGTTCGAACGATACCGTATGTTTTCACGATCTGTGGCTTCGCTGTCCCAAGGACAAGTTCCTCGAGCTCTTAGATATCCTATTCGAGCTCGACTTCCCATTTTTCCACGTCATGTCTGGGAACGATGAGGGGGAGGCTGTGCTTTTAAACTATCATTTCACTCTATTCCAGAGCAGTGGTAAGGCTTCAAGATTGGGCGTGGCGGTGAGCGTTTACCTCCCGAAGGACGATCTGACCATGCCGTCAATACAGGACCGTATCCCAGGTGCAGAGTACAGCGAGCGGGAGATGCGGGAGATGCTCGGCATCGCTTTTTCTGGGATGCCTGACGAATCGCTCGTATTTCTGCCGGAGGATTGGGATGAACAAATCAAACCCTGGCGGCGCGATGAAGCTGGTCCAAAACCGGAACAGATACGGGAGCTGTCTTAG
- a CDS encoding hydrogenase large subunit, with protein sequence MAVGEAKTYKIPIGPVHVGLKEPITTWLEVDGERIVDIKVRPGAIHRGIEFMARERNPIQVIYLAERICGICSFAHIESFVRAVEDAASISVPKRAQYIRTIMLELERVHSHILWAGVACYTFGYDSAFNLGLLLREKVMDVLEAVSGNRVNYGVGTIGGVRRDITPEAAAALEDMLSYYRREFAAFYEVATEDPITKARMRHVGTLPPEDAVRYCAVGPTARASGLRVDLRWSSPYEAYADIEVTPIVPQDYMGEVYGDVFDRFLVRVLEVYQSLDIIEKALSGLPEGPLMAEPKLPKLLALLKAADGVGWSSIEAPRGDDAHIVKLTKGDENVTWWKVRAPTYANIVSWPIMFRGQEIADAPLIVNSIDPCISCMERALVIDKRSGSSEVLTKEELLKRSREKTRRLMGR encoded by the coding sequence ATGGCTGTAGGAGAAGCTAAAACCTATAAAATACCGATAGGCCCCGTTCACGTTGGCCTCAAGGAGCCTATAACCACATGGCTTGAGGTGGATGGGGAGAGGATAGTAGACATAAAGGTTCGCCCGGGTGCCATCCATCGAGGGATAGAATTCATGGCCAGGGAACGCAATCCTATCCAGGTTATATATCTGGCGGAGAGGATATGCGGGATCTGCTCCTTCGCCCACATCGAAAGCTTCGTCAGAGCCGTGGAGGACGCCGCATCAATCTCCGTACCCAAGCGGGCTCAGTATATAAGGACGATCATGCTCGAGCTCGAGAGGGTCCACTCCCACATCTTGTGGGCCGGCGTAGCCTGTTATACCTTCGGCTACGATTCGGCTTTCAATCTGGGGTTGCTGCTCAGGGAAAAGGTCATGGATGTGCTCGAGGCCGTGTCGGGCAATCGCGTCAATTACGGCGTAGGAACGATAGGCGGCGTAAGGCGAGACATAACGCCAGAAGCGGCGGCGGCGCTTGAGGACATGTTGAGTTATTACAGGAGGGAGTTCGCGGCCTTTTACGAGGTGGCTACAGAAGACCCCATAACGAAGGCGCGCATGAGGCATGTTGGCACTCTGCCGCCCGAGGATGCCGTGCGCTACTGTGCGGTGGGACCGACGGCGAGGGCGAGCGGCCTCCGGGTCGACCTGCGCTGGTCGTCTCCCTATGAGGCTTACGCCGACATAGAGGTGACGCCCATAGTGCCGCAAGACTACATGGGTGAGGTCTACGGCGACGTCTTCGACCGTTTCCTCGTGCGGGTTTTAGAGGTCTATCAGTCGCTTGACATAATAGAAAAAGCGCTGTCGGGTTTACCCGAAGGGCCACTCATGGCGGAGCCGAAACTCCCCAAATTATTGGCCCTTTTGAAGGCCGCCGACGGCGTAGGTTGGAGCAGCATAGAAGCTCCCAGAGGCGATGACGCGCACATTGTGAAGCTCACGAAGGGAGACGAGAACGTCACGTGGTGGAAGGTGAGAGCCCCAACCTATGCCAACATCGTCTCGTGGCCGATCATGTTCCGGGGACAAGAGATAGCGGATGCCCCTCTCATCGTAAACAGCATAGATCCGTGCATATCCTGTATGGAGAGGGCCCTCGTGATAGACAAAAGGAGCGGCTCGTCTGAGGTTTTGACGAAGGAAGAGCTCTTGAAGCGCTCAAGGGAGAAGACGAGGAGGTTGATGGGGCGATGA
- a CDS encoding respiratory chain complex I subunit 1 family protein: protein MSVLIFVAKLIAGGALLCLGVLLALLYEGVDRIISARMQRRFGPPLLQPFYDVLKLLGKESIVPRRAVAWAFNGAPWMALVTALMVFLYIPMGALPPILGSEGDLILITYLLALSAVALVVGGFASGSPYANVGSQREMVLMMSYELPLALVVSTMAWLVYRRGIPGPAFSLETFSSLSLWNTVGWVGALGLLSLLLALLAVVPAEVGKVPMDIAEAKTEILEGLISEYSGRNLALLKLTYSVRTLALCAVVVALFFPWSLGKAMGLSGVGLFVIDFVWFWIKTFVVQTVGVTTVRTAFGRFKIWQAARFYWIQVGGLALAGMLLLTLEVAIY, encoded by the coding sequence ATGAGCGTCTTGATATTCGTGGCCAAGCTGATCGCAGGCGGTGCGCTTCTATGCTTAGGAGTGCTCCTCGCACTGCTTTACGAGGGCGTCGATCGCATAATCAGCGCACGTATGCAGCGCAGGTTCGGGCCTCCCCTCCTGCAGCCCTTTTACGACGTATTGAAGCTCCTGGGCAAAGAGTCCATAGTGCCCCGCAGGGCGGTGGCGTGGGCCTTCAATGGGGCTCCTTGGATGGCCCTCGTCACTGCGCTCATGGTTTTCCTCTACATACCGATGGGGGCGCTTCCTCCTATATTGGGAAGCGAGGGGGACTTGATCCTCATCACGTATCTCTTAGCCCTCTCTGCCGTGGCCCTCGTCGTAGGCGGCTTTGCCAGCGGCTCCCCTTATGCGAACGTGGGCTCTCAACGCGAAATGGTGCTGATGATGAGCTATGAGTTGCCTTTGGCCCTCGTCGTATCGACGATGGCCTGGCTCGTATATCGTCGAGGAATTCCTGGCCCGGCTTTCAGCCTCGAGACCTTTTCTTCCCTTTCTCTGTGGAATACGGTCGGCTGGGTCGGGGCGCTAGGGCTTTTGTCGCTGTTGCTCGCACTGTTGGCTGTGGTGCCGGCCGAAGTGGGAAAGGTCCCCATGGACATAGCGGAGGCGAAGACGGAGATCCTCGAGGGGTTGATCTCCGAATATTCGGGGCGCAACTTAGCGCTGCTCAAGCTCACTTACTCCGTTAGGACATTGGCGCTGTGCGCCGTGGTCGTCGCGCTTTTCTTCCCTTGGTCTTTAGGCAAGGCGATGGGTCTCTCCGGCGTTGGGCTGTTCGTCATAGATTTCGTCTGGTTTTGGATCAAGACGTTCGTTGTCCAGACTGTGGGAGTAACGACGGTGCGGACGGCCTTTGGTAGGTTTAAGATCTGGCAGGCCGCGCGCTTCTATTGGATTCAGGTCGGCGGCTTGGCCCTGGCGGGCATGCTGCTTCTTACGCTCGAAGTGGCGATCTATTGA
- a CDS encoding 4Fe-4S binding protein codes for MLNRMTLQILKQVVEKPFTNLFPVPHMPDNLGEVLKAAAEGRVQINPPVEVPKHFRGKIGYDREKCIGCRLCTRVCPANAITYIPEDKKVMVHVDRCCFCAQCTEICPVQCLWMTEEFLLSSYDRKAQVVIDSGKKAEEVPQVERIPSEAQVMETAAPEAASS; via the coding sequence GTGTTAAATCGCATGACTTTGCAGATCTTAAAACAAGTTGTCGAGAAGCCGTTTACTAACCTCTTTCCGGTGCCTCATATGCCCGACAATTTGGGAGAGGTATTGAAAGCAGCCGCCGAAGGGCGCGTGCAGATCAATCCGCCTGTGGAGGTGCCGAAGCATTTTCGCGGCAAAATCGGCTACGATAGGGAAAAGTGCATAGGCTGTCGCCTTTGTACGCGCGTGTGCCCGGCCAACGCCATAACCTATATCCCTGAGGATAAGAAGGTTATGGTGCATGTTGATCGTTGTTGTTTTTGCGCGCAGTGCACAGAAATATGCCCGGTGCAATGCTTGTGGATGACGGAAGAGTTCCTGCTCTCATCATACGACAGGAAAGCTCAAGTGGTGATCGATTCAGGCAAAAAAGCCGAAGAGGTACCGCAGGTCGAGCGCATCCCGTCTGAAGCGCAAGTAATGGAGACCGCCGCGCCAGAAGCCGCATCGTCGTGA
- the gltX gene encoding glutamate--tRNA ligase, whose amino-acid sequence MTDVRVRFAPSPTGALHIGGAHTALFNWLWAKKHGGRFVLRIEDTDRERSTQAYEDTIYAGLRWLGLDWDEGPDCGGPYGPYRQSERLELYMECAEDLVSRGLAYRDGAAIIFKIPQGETISFEDAVYGAISVKSETLKDQVLMKSDGTPTYNYAVVIDDHHMAINWVIRGEDHIANTPKQILFYKAFGWELPRFAHLPMILGKDKKKLSKRHGATSVHEYKDMGYLPEAVFNFLALLGWSPGGDKEIFTREEATRLFEISRVVKRAAIFDMDKLNYVNQEHIKMMDPKSLVDAVLPFWKKLGLPVEQFDRSYLEQAVSLLEGRGRTLVEIAEFTDYFFDFNSVAKRYDGKESADKAESLRPFFRALLAIEPWEAPQMENFARQWCDEKGMKLKDVAMPLRLVLTGRKVSPGIFEVAQLLGRDEVKKRLSHYNLI is encoded by the coding sequence ATGACAGATGTGCGCGTCAGGTTTGCCCCGAGCCCCACGGGCGCCCTTCACATAGGAGGTGCCCATACGGCTCTCTTCAACTGGCTATGGGCCAAAAAACACGGCGGAAGATTTGTGTTGAGGATAGAGGATACGGACAGGGAGCGATCCACGCAGGCCTATGAGGATACGATATATGCCGGATTGCGATGGTTGGGACTGGATTGGGACGAAGGACCGGATTGCGGAGGTCCTTATGGCCCTTATCGGCAGTCTGAGAGATTGGAGCTTTATATGGAATGCGCCGAAGATTTAGTATCGCGCGGTCTGGCCTATCGCGACGGAGCGGCGATAATATTCAAAATACCCCAGGGAGAGACGATATCGTTCGAAGATGCCGTGTACGGAGCGATAAGCGTCAAAAGCGAGACGCTGAAGGACCAGGTCTTAATGAAGAGCGACGGCACCCCCACCTACAACTACGCCGTAGTGATAGACGATCACCACATGGCCATAAATTGGGTCATAAGGGGGGAAGACCACATAGCCAACACGCCCAAGCAGATTTTGTTTTACAAGGCTTTTGGCTGGGAATTGCCGCGCTTCGCCCACCTGCCCATGATACTCGGCAAAGACAAGAAGAAGCTCTCCAAGAGGCATGGTGCCACGAGCGTCCACGAGTACAAGGACATGGGGTACCTACCCGAGGCTGTCTTTAACTTCCTCGCCCTCCTCGGATGGTCGCCAGGCGGCGACAAGGAGATATTCACGAGGGAGGAGGCAACTCGGCTCTTCGAGATCTCTCGCGTCGTGAAGAGGGCCGCCATTTTCGACATGGATAAACTCAACTACGTCAACCAGGAACATATAAAGATGATGGACCCTAAATCCCTCGTCGATGCGGTGCTACCTTTTTGGAAAAAGCTCGGGCTTCCAGTCGAGCAATTCGACCGCTCCTATTTAGAGCAAGCCGTAAGCCTCCTTGAGGGCAGAGGGAGGACACTCGTAGAGATCGCCGAATTTACGGATTACTTCTTCGATTTTAATAGCGTCGCTAAACGCTATGACGGCAAGGAGTCGGCAGATAAAGCAGAGAGCCTTCGCCCCTTCTTCCGTGCCCTTCTGGCGATAGAGCCGTGGGAAGCGCCACAGATGGAAAACTTCGCACGACAATGGTGCGATGAAAAAGGGATGAAGCTGAAAGATGTGGCGATGCCGTTGCGATTGGTCCTCACCGGAAGGAAGGTGAGCCCGGGAATCTTCGAGGTGGCCCAGCTACTCGGGCGCGACGAGGTAAAAAAGCGCCTATCTCATTACAACCTGATCTGA
- a CDS encoding DNA polymerase, whose translation MAKQKLLLVDGHALAFRAFYALPELNAPDGTPTNAVLGFVNMLLKVLNDEKPTHVAVVFDAKGETFRHQAYREYKAGRQPAPDAFKVQLPLIKELVALLGLPVFEVEGVEADDVIASAALRAANSGVEALILTADKDLMQILAPGIRVIKPSRGVSDFKVYDAETFTEEYGFPPRAFVDYLALVGDKVDNVPGVPGIGDKRASSLLREYGSVEGIFEHLDELPSSLKEKIEPLRDRILESRSLAKLEADLPVEVESFLPKEPDVDGLKALCRKLGLKKLAERLKIEIDDPKKSEERSITAKPALQNSSIDELAGEDELVIAWQGEGVYPKHFAIKKLLISSRDGRRSLIESPSKGWPVEALSALRSSKFYLWGYKEFCQALGELPVPCERIWDVKVGHYLLHPDMPDHGLKTSGGLFPVTLLEQGDAIWHAKEAQEAGFGDEALRKLMIEIDQPLSPVLAEMEAYGLAVDRKMLEGLAGELAIRIKEVEASIARMAGTEINLNSPKQVGWLLFEKLGLPPTKRTKTGYSTDVTVLEELSKLDTELSEVPKKLLEHRELSKLLSGFAQAILRAIDQESGCVHSTFDHTSTGTGRLSSRDPNIQNIPAYGENAFALRKAFIPHEPDRVFVAGDYSQIELRVLAHLSKEERLLEAFSAGRDIHAETASWVFGVAGDAVTPELRRLAKMINFGLLYGMSSFGLSQRLGIARSEAQKIMERYFQALPKVKDYLERSFEEAKARGYTLSIFGRRRPLNEVSTTEGRGADAMRRVAINTPIQSSAADVAKLAMIKFSKKAEHLSGEARMVLQIHDSIVCECHGQNSGEVEEALKETMESAVKLDVPVLVQMKRGKSLAEV comes from the coding sequence TTGGCCAAGCAAAAACTATTGCTCGTGGACGGCCATGCCTTGGCCTTCAGGGCTTTCTATGCCCTGCCGGAGCTGAACGCTCCGGACGGCACGCCCACGAACGCCGTTTTGGGCTTCGTGAACATGCTCCTGAAGGTCCTCAACGATGAAAAGCCGACACATGTGGCCGTAGTGTTCGATGCCAAGGGTGAGACTTTCAGGCATCAAGCTTACCGCGAATACAAGGCAGGACGCCAGCCGGCACCTGACGCTTTCAAGGTTCAACTCCCTTTGATAAAGGAGCTGGTCGCGCTTTTGGGGCTGCCGGTGTTCGAAGTGGAAGGGGTAGAGGCTGACGACGTCATAGCGTCAGCTGCCTTGCGCGCTGCAAATTCTGGCGTAGAGGCCCTGATCCTCACGGCGGATAAAGACCTAATGCAGATCTTGGCACCAGGCATCCGGGTCATCAAGCCGTCGAGGGGGGTGAGCGATTTTAAGGTTTACGACGCCGAAACCTTCACAGAAGAGTACGGCTTTCCTCCGCGAGCGTTCGTCGATTATCTGGCTTTGGTGGGCGATAAGGTGGACAACGTGCCCGGGGTTCCGGGAATAGGGGACAAGAGGGCATCTTCTCTGTTGCGCGAATACGGCTCCGTTGAGGGCATCTTTGAGCATCTGGATGAGCTGCCTTCTTCTCTGAAAGAGAAAATAGAGCCCCTTCGCGACCGCATATTGGAGAGCAGGAGTTTGGCGAAGCTCGAGGCCGATTTGCCGGTCGAGGTTGAAAGCTTCCTGCCCAAAGAGCCCGATGTCGATGGGCTTAAGGCACTTTGCAGGAAGCTCGGCCTCAAAAAGTTGGCGGAGAGGCTCAAAATAGAGATAGACGATCCGAAAAAGTCGGAGGAAAGATCGATAACAGCAAAGCCCGCACTGCAAAATTCTTCCATCGATGAGTTGGCAGGCGAAGACGAACTCGTCATAGCCTGGCAGGGTGAGGGAGTTTACCCAAAGCATTTCGCCATTAAAAAGTTGCTCATTTCGTCGAGGGATGGAAGGCGCTCACTTATAGAATCCCCATCCAAGGGTTGGCCTGTTGAGGCCTTGAGCGCGCTTCGCAGCTCCAAATTTTACCTCTGGGGTTATAAGGAATTCTGCCAAGCCTTAGGGGAGCTGCCCGTGCCCTGCGAGCGCATCTGGGACGTAAAAGTGGGCCACTACCTGTTGCACCCTGATATGCCCGACCACGGCCTTAAGACTTCGGGAGGCTTATTTCCGGTCACCTTGCTCGAGCAGGGCGACGCGATATGGCATGCTAAAGAAGCGCAGGAGGCAGGCTTTGGCGACGAAGCCCTGCGCAAGCTCATGATAGAGATAGACCAACCCCTCTCTCCCGTCCTGGCTGAAATGGAAGCCTATGGTCTGGCTGTAGACAGAAAAATGCTCGAAGGCTTGGCAGGAGAGCTCGCTATCCGCATAAAGGAGGTGGAAGCCTCCATAGCGCGAATGGCCGGTACAGAGATAAACCTCAACTCGCCCAAGCAGGTGGGGTGGCTGCTCTTCGAAAAACTTGGACTGCCTCCGACCAAAAGGACGAAGACGGGTTATTCCACCGACGTTACCGTGTTGGAAGAGCTCTCTAAGCTTGATACCGAGCTCAGCGAGGTTCCCAAAAAATTGCTCGAACACCGTGAGCTTTCAAAGTTGCTCTCCGGCTTTGCGCAGGCCATCCTGCGGGCTATCGACCAAGAGAGCGGGTGCGTGCATTCCACCTTCGACCACACCTCTACTGGGACCGGCAGGCTCAGCAGCAGAGACCCTAACATCCAAAACATCCCGGCCTATGGAGAAAACGCTTTTGCGCTGCGAAAGGCCTTCATCCCCCATGAGCCGGACAGGGTTTTCGTGGCGGGCGATTATTCCCAGATAGAGCTCCGCGTCCTCGCTCACCTTTCGAAGGAGGAGCGCTTGTTAGAGGCCTTTTCTGCTGGGCGCGATATTCACGCCGAAACGGCTTCGTGGGTTTTTGGAGTTGCCGGAGACGCTGTTACACCTGAGTTGCGCAGGTTGGCCAAAATGATAAATTTCGGGCTTTTGTATGGCATGAGTTCCTTCGGCCTATCCCAGCGGCTCGGCATCGCGAGGAGCGAGGCGCAAAAGATAATGGAACGTTACTTCCAGGCCCTTCCCAAGGTCAAGGATTACCTCGAAAGAAGTTTCGAGGAGGCCAAGGCGAGAGGATACACCCTTTCCATATTCGGGAGGCGGCGCCCCCTGAATGAAGTTTCTACTACGGAAGGAAGGGGTGCCGACGCTATGAGGCGCGTAGCCATAAATACCCCTATTCAAAGCAGCGCTGCTGATGTCGCAAAGCTTGCCATGATCAAGTTCTCGAAGAAGGCCGAGCATTTGAGCGGCGAAGCGAGAATGGTCCTTCAGATTCACGATTCCATAGTATGCGAATGCCACGGGCAAAACTCGGGCGAAGTCGAAGAGGCGCTCAAAGAGACGATGGAAAGCGCGGTAAAGCTCGACGTGCCGGTACTGGTTCAAATGAAGCGCGGCAAGTCCTTGGCAGAGGTGTGA